Proteins from one Fragaria vesca subsp. vesca linkage group LG6, FraVesHawaii_1.0, whole genome shotgun sequence genomic window:
- the LOC101300366 gene encoding sucrose-phosphatase 1-like yields MDRLKAPARLMIVSDLDHTMVDHHDKENLSLLRFNSLWEANYRHDSLLVFSTGRSPTLYKELRKEKPMLTPDITIMSVGTEITYGNDMVPDDGWVEVLNQKWDKNIVKEESSKFSELKLQAETEQRAHKVSFYVEKDKAQTVTKALSEALKQRGLDVKIIYSGGIDLDILPQGAGKGQALAYLLQKFKTEGHPPVNTLVCGDSGNDAELFSIPEVYGVMVKNAQEELLQWHAENAKDNKNIIHATERCAAGIIQAIGHFSLGPNLPPRDFTDILDCVVENVNPGHNIVEFFLFYEKWRRAEIENSEIYLAGVKANCCPFATYVHPTGNEQTLHNCINALRGCYGDKQGKNYRVWVDQVLPTQIDSKTWLVKFDMWVLSGEEQYAARSTVIFSSKGEKPSDQLTWIRGHQTWIKGYEPKQVAPFFG; encoded by the exons ATGGATCGGCTCAAAGCTCCGGCGCGGTTAATGATAGTTTCGGATCTTGATCATACAATG GTTGATCATCATGACAAGGAGAACCTTTCACTTCTCCGGTTTAATTCCCTTTGGGAAGCCAATTATCGTCACGACTCTCTGCTAGTCTTTTCCACTGGGAGGTCGCCAACACTGTACAAAGAATTGAGGAAAGAGAAACCTATGCTGACTCCGGATATAACTATAATGTCTGTGGGAACTGAGATAACTTACGGTAACGATATGGTTCCAGATGATGGTTGGGTTGAGGTTTTAAATCAGAAGTGGGATAAGAACATAGTCAAAGAGGAGTCGAGCAAGTTTTCTGAACTTAAGCTTCAG GCAGAAACAGAACAGCGAGCCCACAAGGTTAGCTTTTATGTGGAGAAAGACAAGGCTCAGACAGTGACAAAGGCTCTTTCAGAGGCTTTGAAGCAGCGCGGG TTGGATGTGAAGATAATCTATAGTGGAGGTATAGATTTGGATATATTACCACAAGGTGCTGGAAAAGGACAAGCTCTTGCATATTTGCTTCAGAAATTTAAGACCGAGGGACATCCACCTGTTAACACTCTTGTTTGTGGTGACTCTGGAAATGATGCTGAGCTTTTTAGTATCCCTGAAGTATATGGAGTCATG GTTAAGAATGCACAAGAAGAACTGTTGCAGTGGCATGCTGAAAATGCTAAGGATAACAAAAATATTATTCATGCGACAGAGAGATGTGCAGCTGGCATCATTCAAGCCATCGGTCACTTTAGTCTGGGTCCAAATTTACCCCCAAGAGATTTTACAGATATTTTGGACTGTGTGGTGGAAAATGTGAACCCTGGTCATAATATAGTGGAGTTTTTCTTATTCTACGAGAAATGGCGACGTGCAGAAATTGAGAATTCTGAGATTTATCTAGCTGGTGTGAAAGCCAATTGT TGTCCATTTGCTACATATGTCCATCCTACTGGCAACGAGCAAACTCTTCATAACTGCATAAATGCTCTGAGAGGCTGCTACGGAGACAAACAGGGAAAAAATTATCGAGTTTGGGTAGATCAGGTTTTACCAACACAAATCGATTCAAAGACATGGCTAGTGAAGTTCGATATGTGGGTATTATCTG GTGAGGAACAATATGCAGCAAGGTCGACTGTTATATTTTCTTCAAAG GGTGAGAAGCCCTCAGATCAGCTCACTTGGATTCGTGGGCATCAGACGTGGATCAAAGGATATGAACCAAAACAAGTTGCACCATTTTTCGGCTAA